A stretch of the Uranotaenia lowii strain MFRU-FL chromosome 3, ASM2978415v1, whole genome shotgun sequence genome encodes the following:
- the LOC129753555 gene encoding zinc transporter 7, whose product MLPLTHKDNRGFTYKVREKFNSLSRLIFSDRNSRNLFLFLLLNLSFAFVELLYGIWTNSLGLISDSFHMFFDCTGLLAGLAASVITKWKANEKYSYGYVRAEVLAGFVNSLFLLFIAFFIMSEAVERAIEPPEVKHERLFVVSVLGLLVNLVGIFAFHHGGHGHSHGGHGHSHGGGGHGHSHGGSNDTQNLLANHNHHGHSHGADDHHHHHGSSSVTVEPNLSSNNSQIMRGVFLHILADTLGSVGVIISAVLMQLFGWMRADPICSMFIALTIGLSTLSLIKESVMVLMQRQPVSLDRQLAQCYQKVTGLAGVYSVQEPHFWTLCSDVYVGSIKLEVSKNVDPRYVVQHTRMIFEAIGVRQINIQLDYAAM is encoded by the exons ATGCTACCCTTGACCCATAAAGATAATCGGGGCTTCACATACAAGGTGCGGGAGAAGTTCAACAGTCTATCGCGGTTGATATTTTCGGACCGCAACTCAAGGAACCTGTTTTTGTTCCTGTTGTTGAATTTAAGTTTCGCTTTCGTCGAACTTCTTTATGGCATATGGACTAATAGTTTGG GTCTGATCTCCGATTCCTTCCACATGTTCTTCGATTGTACTGGTCTGCTCGCTGGCTTAGCTGCTTCAGTTATAACCAAATGGAAGGCAAACGAAAAATACTCGTACGGTTACGTGCGAGCAGAAGTTCTGGCTGGTTTTGTCAACAGTTTGTTCTTGCTTTTTATTGCGTTTTTCATCATGTCGGAGGCCGTGGAGCGAGCCATTGAGCCTCCAGAGGTAAAGCACGAACGTTTGTTCGTTGTTTCGGTGCTCGGATTGTTGGTCAATCTGGTTGGTATTTTTGCATTCCATCATGGTGGACATGGTCATAGTCACGGTGGCCACGGACATAGCCATGGCGGTGGAGGACATGGCCATTCTCATGGTGGATCTAATGACACTCAAAACTTGTTGGCTAACCACAATCATCACGGACACAGCCATGGAGCAGacgatcatcatcaccatcacgGCTCGTCTTCGGTCACTGTGGAACCAAATCTAAGCTCAAATAACTCCCAAATTATGCGTGGCGTCTTCCTGCACATATTGGCCGATACTCTCGGTTCCGTGGGCGTTATTATCTCTGCCGTGCTTATGCAATTGTTTGGCTGGATGCGTGCAGATCCGATTTGCAGTATGTTCATTGCGCTAACCATCGGTTTGAGTACCCTTTCGCTGATTAAGGAGTCCGTCATGGTTCTGATGCAACGACAACCGGTATCTTTGGATAGACAGCTGGCCCAGTGCTATCAGAAAGTGACGGGTTTAGCAGGAGTTTACAGCGTACAGGAACCACACTTCTGGACTCTCTGCAGTGATGTGTACGTCGGATCCATCAAACTGGAGGTTTCGAAAAACGTCGATCCACGCTACGTTGTGCAGCATACGCGAATGATTTTCGAAGCGATCGGGGTGCGACAAATCAACATTCAATTGGACTACGCTGCGATGTGA